A stretch of the Alnus glutinosa chromosome 6, dhAlnGlut1.1, whole genome shotgun sequence genome encodes the following:
- the LOC133870183 gene encoding uncharacterized protein LOC133870183, translating into MAYPHYRSQFGDTTFTKVFVGGLAWETPTEEMRRYFDQFGDILEAVIITDKSTGKSKGYGFVTFRDPESARRACAEPNPVIDGRRANCNIASFGRPRPSPPRGRTQGGTSYQGGSPSSYSGVVATSPAPPPPPPVIYPPYGYPTYSPDYGYQQALYNPQVQQPQYYQPLYGTSPSTMGSPYYYGYSFQAPRSTYSSPQGQRLPGSSYIYYPMHMDGSLSTTYLPPSPLQPTRHPFPSSTDSQMAQRISSTTEAGVVTSESPNT; encoded by the exons ATGGCTTACCCACATTACCGATCACAGTTCGGCGACACCACGTTTACCAAAGTGTTTGTTGGGGGCCTAGCTTGGGAGACACCCACCGAAGAAATGCGCAGATATTTCGACCAGTTTGGAGACATTCTTGAAGCTGTAATAATAACCGATAAGAGCACGGGGAAATCTAAGGGATACGGATTC GTGACATTTCGTGACCCGGAATCGGCGAGGAGGGCTTGCGCTGAACCAAACCCGGTGATCGACGGGCGGAGAGCCAATTGTAATATCGCTTCGTTTGGAAGACCTCGACCGTCGCCCCCCCGag GAAGAACTCAAGGTGGTACTTCTTACCAAGGAGGTTCACCGTCGTCCTATAGTGGAGTCGTGGCAACCTCACCTGCGCCCCCACCACCCCCTCCTGTTATTTACCCACCTTACGG GTATCCAACTTACTCTCCTGATTATGGCTACCAGCaa GCTCTATATAACCCGCAAGTTCAACAGCCACAATACTACCAGCCTTTGTACGGAACATCGCCTTCTACAATGGGCTCTCCCTATTACTATGGCTACTCTTTCCAAGCCCCAAGGAGTACATATTCTTCCCCCCAGGGGCAACGCCTACCCGGATCCTCATATATATACTATCCCATGCACATGGACGGGTCCCTCTCCACTACTTATCTTCCTCCTTCACCTCTTCAACCCACAAGGCATCCCTTTCCCTCTTCTACCg